The genomic region AGACTAAAATTCAATATGCAATTATTCGCATATTACAAAAAATACTAATTCACACTTCATAAAAGCTAAATATTCTTTGCAATATGGAATAATACAATTGCTTATATCCTATTATAATGTAACCACTTTCTATTTGCAATACAGAAATTAAAATTTTCAATTAGTCAATGACTGGCAGATTATAAAAAATTTGTTCATTTTCTAATGTAATATAACTATAAAAAATTTGTAAATTTTCATCACAATGCTCACAAAAATTCAAATCACAATTATTATAAAACGCATAGATATTGTATTTGCCTAAAATATAATTATCATAAAAATTCATTGAGCGCTTGATAATTTGAGTATAAGCGTCTATAAATGCTTGATAAGAATCATAATGCTGCTCCTCAACAATATGTTCAGTCCAGTCATCAAATAGCCACCAGCCTTCATAATCAGCTCGTATTTTAACTAACTTCCACATTATAAAGCCTCCAAATAATGTATCAATAATCTTCAAGGTAATCGTTTTAGAAATAAAAATCAAGTTAAAAACCTCATAGTCTATATTATACTACTCAATTATTAGAGTTTTAAAGCGAAAGTCCGTATAATTAAAAGTAAGAGGTGGTTATATTGAAACAATATGTAATAAAAGTATATGGGCGTGTGCAAGGCGTGGGTTTTCGTTATTTTACGGAACGCATTGCTAAACAGTATCGCATTGTAGGAACAGTTGCGAATGTTAATGATTATGTAGAAGTACATGCTCAAGGCGATGTAGATGAGTTAAAATCATTTATTAAATCGGTTACAAACGGTGCTTCCCCAGCTTCATCGGTGTCAAGTTATACAATTGATGAAGAGGCAGTGAATCATACATTTAAAAATTTTAGAGCTATATCTTAAAGGACGATTATGATGAGATATAATCTATCACGCATTTTTGGTACTTTAGTTGGAATACCAGTGTCTTTGATTGTTTTTACAACTAGTATTTTCACAATAGATGTATGGTTAATATTTGATGTCTTAATCGGGATTGGCGGATTTGTGTTGAGTTATATCCCAACACAAAGATTAACATCACGTGCATATCTCCAAGAAATGAATCTTACCCGAAAAGATTATCGTTATATTCAACATCAAATCATGATGGCTCAGGGGAAAACAAAGCGTATACTTAAATCATTTATAAAAATACGATCCATTCAAGATTTTAGACTGATTAATGATATATATCGACTAGCGCGTACTATAAATCAATCAGTTAAACATAGACCGTTTCATTTTTTTAATATCGAAAGCTTTTATTATTCTCATATTGATCATGCATTAAATTTGATAGAAAGCTACACACGTCTTTCTAAAATGCCTTTGAAGTCAAAAGATGAACGTCAAACACTTCAACAAACGAGATTGACATTAGAGGAAGTACGTAGAACACTTATTGCTGATTTAAAACAAATCAATGCTTCAGATTATGAGCAATTAGATACTGAAATGAAACTGAATCAAATATACAAACAGAGGCGTTCGAGAAAGGAGTCAGATAAATGAGTGAAAAATCAAACGTTCAATCCTCTCACCCATTAGATGACTATTTTAATAGTATTGAGAGCTCAGAACTAAATCATAACGAAAACTATGGGACTGATGAGAATATTAATCAAAAGCCTCAATTTTCTCAGCAAGATATAGATAAAATCAATACATTAGCGCAGCAAATTAAACCGTTAGATCATGATAGTTTATTAAATTATGGTGCAAAAGCCCAGTCGCATCTCTCCCATTTTTCTCATCAAATGTTAGATGAGATACAATCTAAAGATACAGGCCCAATTGGAGAAACATTGGATGCGCTTATGAAAAAATTAAAGGAAGTTAATCCTGATGAGTTAACACAAAAAAACGATCATTTTTTAAAGAAAATTTTTAAGAGATCTAAAAATTCAATGCAACACTTATTTTCCCGAATGCAATCTGTCAGTGCACAGGTAGATCGTATATCTATTACTTTAGATAAAAATAAGACCTTATTGTCTAAAGACATTCATATGCTTGATGAACTATACAATCAAAACAAAGATTACTATGATGTCATCACTATTTATATTGCAGCTGCAGAACAGAAAAAAGAGGAAATAGAAAAGGTTTTGTTACCTGAATTAAGAGATAAAGCAAGGCAATCAGACAATCAAATGGCTGTTCAAGATGTTGCAGATATGGAACAATTCAACGATAGATTAGACAAAAGAATATATGATTTAAAATTATCACGTCAAATCACGTTACAAACGGCACCTCAAATACGCATGATTCAAAATATTAATCAGGCATTAGTCGAAAAAATTCAAAGTTCTATCCTAACTAGTATTCCATTATGGAAGAATCAGATGGCAATCACCTTGACATTGCAACGTCAAAATAAAGTAGCACAAACACAAAAACAAGTAACTGATACAACAAATGAAATTTTATTAAGAAATTCAGAATTGTTAAAGCAAAATGCACGTATGACTGCTGAAGAAAATGAGCGTGGTATTGTGGATATTGAAACATTAAAAACAACACAAGATAATATTATTCAAACTATTGAAGAGACATTACAAATTCAAGCAGATGGGAAGCAAAAACGTTTAGAAGCTGAAAAAACTTTGCAAGATTTAGAAGGAGACTTAAGAAAACGTCTAAATGTAGCGGAAAATCAGCGTGATAGTGCTTTTGACAAATAATAAAGTTCAGTTGAATAGTAAAAGTGGCAAAATATTTTATTTGAATCCCCTTTCTATCGATAAAATAGGGTTTCAAAGATATCTTGCCACCTTTTTTTATTCTTTTTCGTATACGATGATGCTAGATTTTTTAGTTATATTACTAATAACAAATGTAATGATAAACAC from Staphylococcus felis harbors:
- a CDS encoding 5-bromo-4-chloroindolyl phosphate hydrolysis family protein, which codes for MRYNLSRIFGTLVGIPVSLIVFTTSIFTIDVWLIFDVLIGIGGFVLSYIPTQRLTSRAYLQEMNLTRKDYRYIQHQIMMAQGKTKRILKSFIKIRSIQDFRLINDIYRLARTINQSVKHRPFHFFNIESFYYSHIDHALNLIESYTRLSKMPLKSKDERQTLQQTRLTLEEVRRTLIADLKQINASDYEQLDTEMKLNQIYKQRRSRKESDK
- a CDS encoding acylphosphatase, which produces MKQYVIKVYGRVQGVGFRYFTERIAKQYRIVGTVANVNDYVEVHAQGDVDELKSFIKSVTNGASPASSVSSYTIDEEAVNHTFKNFRAIS
- a CDS encoding toxic anion resistance protein, which produces MSEKSNVQSSHPLDDYFNSIESSELNHNENYGTDENINQKPQFSQQDIDKINTLAQQIKPLDHDSLLNYGAKAQSHLSHFSHQMLDEIQSKDTGPIGETLDALMKKLKEVNPDELTQKNDHFLKKIFKRSKNSMQHLFSRMQSVSAQVDRISITLDKNKTLLSKDIHMLDELYNQNKDYYDVITIYIAAAEQKKEEIEKVLLPELRDKARQSDNQMAVQDVADMEQFNDRLDKRIYDLKLSRQITLQTAPQIRMIQNINQALVEKIQSSILTSIPLWKNQMAITLTLQRQNKVAQTQKQVTDTTNEILLRNSELLKQNARMTAEENERGIVDIETLKTTQDNIIQTIEETLQIQADGKQKRLEAEKTLQDLEGDLRKRLNVAENQRDSAFDK
- a CDS encoding DUF1033 family protein produces the protein MWKLVKIRADYEGWWLFDDWTEHIVEEQHYDSYQAFIDAYTQIIKRSMNFYDNYILGKYNIYAFYNNCDLNFCEHCDENLQIFYSYITLENEQIFYNLPVID